The Octadecabacter arcticus 238 genome contains a region encoding:
- a CDS encoding IS5 family transposase has translation MSDAELALSLFRDLLFRKFCHLELGGDVPDATTIGRFRARLMELGLWEVLLGEVNRQLEAKHIIMTEGRINIIDATPVEAAQSGYGKDANDEPTRDKDAGWHVKADSRGNIKSTYGYSVHTGVDEDGFIHRQTVTPGNAHDSTERDTLLLGDEAALYADAAYSSQATREKLAQFGIDDQVQRKGYRGHPLSKADLVRNKEIAVIRSGGERPFATYKSRYGLARTRLRGLAKNLTLFGLAAIAHNIAKGAKFLALYGLPDRNPLDKCDQNQKITPETQRYRHLRA, from the coding sequence TTGAGTGATGCTGAGCTGGCTCTGTCCCTGTTTCGCGATCTGTTGTTCAGGAAATTCTGTCACCTCGAATTGGGTGGGGATGTCCCTGACGCCACTACCATTGGGCGCTTTCGGGCGAGGTTGATGGAACTGGGCCTGTGGGAGGTTTTACTGGGCGAAGTGAACCGCCAACTTGAAGCAAAACATATCATCATGACTGAAGGTCGCATCAATATCATCGATGCCACTCCGGTTGAAGCGGCGCAGTCGGGGTACGGCAAAGACGCCAATGATGAACCCACGCGCGACAAGGATGCGGGCTGGCACGTAAAGGCCGACAGTCGCGGTAATATAAAGTCCACCTACGGCTACTCGGTCCACACTGGCGTCGACGAAGATGGCTTCATCCACCGCCAAACGGTCACACCAGGCAATGCCCATGACAGTACCGAACGGGACACGCTATTGCTGGGCGACGAGGCAGCGCTTTACGCGGATGCCGCCTATTCTTCGCAAGCCACACGCGAAAAATTGGCGCAGTTTGGTATTGATGATCAAGTGCAGCGCAAGGGCTATCGGGGCCACCCTTTGTCCAAAGCGGATTTGGTCCGCAACAAAGAGATTGCCGTGATCCGCTCCGGCGGCGAGCGCCCCTTTGCCACCTATAAATCCCGCTATGGATTGGCTCGAACGCGGCTGAGGGGGCTGGCTAAAAACCTGACCCTGTTCGGCCTGGCAGCCATCGCCCATAATATCGCGAAGGGGGCAAAGTTCTTGGCGCTCTACGGCCTGCCAGACCGGAACCCACTGGATAAGTGCGACCAAAATCAAAAAATAACGCCTGAAACCCAACGCTACAGACACCTAAGAGCGTAA
- the aroQ gene encoding type II 3-dehydroquinate dehydratase, with protein MDKILLLNGPNLNLLGQRQPEIYGSETLDDVVASCTALGVELGLDVHARQSNHEGVLVDWIQEARGVAVGIIINPAALSHTSVSILDALNVFEGPVMEVHISNIHKRERFRHHSYVSGRADGVIAGFGTDGYGFALRRIKTLLA; from the coding sequence ATGGATAAAATACTGCTTCTCAACGGCCCGAATCTGAACCTTTTGGGGCAACGCCAGCCAGAGATTTATGGCTCTGAAACGCTCGACGATGTTGTGGCGTCTTGCACCGCATTGGGCGTTGAACTGGGGCTGGACGTTCATGCGCGCCAATCCAACCACGAAGGCGTGCTGGTGGACTGGATCCAAGAAGCGCGCGGAGTCGCGGTAGGCATTATCATTAATCCCGCCGCGTTAAGCCATACGTCCGTGTCGATTCTGGATGCGCTGAATGTCTTCGAGGGTCCGGTGATGGAAGTGCATATTTCCAATATCCACAAACGCGAACGATTCAGGCACCATTCCTACGTATCGGGCCGCGCAGACGGTGTGATTGCGGGCTTCGGGACAGATGGTTACGGATTTGCCCTTCGGCGGATAAAGACGCTTTTGGCCTAG
- a CDS encoding carnitinyl-CoA dehydratase, producing MTDPIRTRREGAILEVTLDRPKANAIDLTTSRIMGEVFADFRDDPDLRVAILTGAGEKFFCPGWDLKAAADGDAVDGDYGVGGFGGLQELRDMNKPVIAAVNGICCGGGLELALSADIILAADHATFALPEIRSGTIADAASIKLPKRIPYHIAMELLLTGRWFDTTEALNWGLINHTYPAADLMAQAWDMARVLASGPPLVYAAIKDVVRDAEDSKFQDTMNRITKRQLASIDRLYSSDDQLEGARAFTEKRDPVWKGR from the coding sequence ATGACTGACCCGATCAGAACACGACGTGAGGGCGCGATCCTCGAAGTTACGCTGGACCGCCCCAAGGCAAATGCAATCGACCTGACAACAAGCAGAATTATGGGCGAGGTTTTCGCCGACTTTCGCGATGACCCCGATCTACGGGTCGCAATCCTCACGGGGGCGGGGGAGAAATTCTTTTGCCCCGGATGGGACCTCAAGGCGGCAGCGGACGGTGACGCGGTTGACGGGGACTATGGCGTCGGTGGATTTGGGGGATTGCAAGAATTGCGCGACATGAACAAGCCCGTCATCGCCGCAGTGAACGGCATTTGCTGTGGCGGCGGATTGGAATTGGCGCTGTCAGCCGACATCATCCTCGCGGCCGACCACGCGACATTCGCGTTGCCTGAAATCCGGTCCGGCACTATCGCAGACGCGGCGTCCATAAAACTGCCCAAACGCATCCCCTACCACATCGCGATGGAGCTGTTGTTGACAGGTCGGTGGTTCGACACGACCGAGGCGCTCAATTGGGGATTGATCAATCACACCTACCCAGCCGCCGATCTGATGGCGCAAGCTTGGGATATGGCGCGGGTGTTGGCGTCAGGCCCACCGCTGGTCTATGCCGCGATAAAAGACGTCGTGCGCGACGCTGAGGATTCGAAATTCCAAGACACGATGAACCGCATCACCAAACGCCAACTGGCGTCGATAGATCGGCTCTATTCCAGCGATGATCAGCTTGAAGGCGCACGTGCGTTTACGGAAAAACGGGATCCCGTCTGGAAGGGCCGCTAG